One window of Xanthomonas sp. 10-10 genomic DNA carries:
- a CDS encoding SirB1 family protein has translation MVDMLPLPHWTALASLDDDAVPLMSTALLIARDEYPQLDAELYDTLVQSHVEHLRREVDAIDLWPLKMAAVNRYLFDELGYSGNHDEYYDPRNSYLNQVFERRLGNPISLAMVQIEVARRLGIPLAGVSFPGHFLVRLPVDDGVLVMDPFNGGRPLGVDELRERARPHLGGEIPDDRALAQILDPAPHRAILIRILRNLHGVYADAEHWDRAARSADRILKLVPDQPEALRDRGMAYLHLGHRNGARHDLSRYLLLNPGAQDAANLHEHLVELNSQRARAH, from the coding sequence ATGGTCGACATGCTCCCACTTCCCCATTGGACCGCGCTCGCCAGCCTGGACGACGATGCGGTGCCGTTGATGTCCACCGCGCTGCTGATCGCGCGCGACGAATATCCGCAGCTGGACGCCGAGTTGTACGACACGCTCGTGCAGAGCCACGTCGAGCACCTGCGCCGCGAGGTGGATGCGATCGATCTGTGGCCATTGAAGATGGCGGCGGTCAATCGCTACCTGTTCGACGAGCTGGGCTATTCGGGCAATCACGACGAGTACTACGACCCGCGCAACAGCTATCTCAACCAGGTGTTCGAGCGCCGGCTGGGCAACCCGATCTCGCTGGCGATGGTGCAGATCGAAGTCGCCCGGCGCCTGGGCATCCCGCTGGCCGGGGTGTCGTTTCCCGGCCATTTCCTGGTCCGGCTGCCGGTGGACGACGGCGTGCTGGTGATGGACCCGTTCAATGGCGGCCGCCCGCTGGGCGTGGACGAGTTGCGCGAACGCGCGCGTCCGCACCTGGGCGGCGAAATTCCCGACGACCGTGCCCTGGCGCAGATCCTCGACCCCGCCCCGCACCGGGCGATCCTGATCCGCATCCTGCGCAATCTGCACGGCGTCTACGCCGATGCCGAACACTGGGACCGCGCCGCACGCAGCGCCGACCGCATCCTGAAGCTGGTGCCCGACCAGCCCGAAGCGCTGCGCGACCGCGGCATGGCGTATCTGCACCTGGGCCACCGCAACGGTGCCCGGCATGATCTGTCGCGTTATCTGCTGCTCAATCCCGGCGCCCAGGATGCTGCAAACCTGCACGAGCATCTGGTGGAATTGAACAGTCAGCGCGCCCGGGCGCACTGA
- a CDS encoding TonB-dependent receptor plug domain-containing protein has product MNRSIQKRALALALVVAMGSVHAQSTSGSIVGSVGQSSGTSVLVENNSGFSREVPVDARGRYTAGNLPLGTYKVTVKRDGAVVETRENVSITVGANTDVSFAAASAAGSGLQTLDSVTVSAASLATIDVSSVDTRTVVTSEQLAQLPLGRTAEAIALLAPGVVVNSGGFDNGPLGGSLPSFGGSAASENAYYLNGFNTTTISNNLGGLTLPYGAIDQQEIFTGGYGAQFGRSNGGVINQIGKRGTNEWKFGAAVIWEPNGLRANQRDIYWRPDSQGSTVNNAAYRYARAANGLYQPASEAEANQTTYSAYVGGPIIQDKLFFFLAAEQVDSDGVRVGTNRDTDNGRTGGLTDYDYKQKRWYAKVDWNITDNHLIEVTGASDEAETNGSIYRYDYVNRQRGSYFTDESTWKTGPTLFTGKYTGYLGDNLTVTALYGKMTTPDELTPFNYNAAGGPVINSAALQNPAYTGGTPRIGNQLVTSVSSPDREYKKDNQRLNLEWRIGHHTLNFGIDNQKSEGIDVGSVLSGPGFAWTYGQTNDPNGLATGGLVSQSANEAGGIGAPSPGLVDPVNGSSGYYVVRNINTSLYSYEAKQRAYYIEDKWQVTDNLLLSLGLRKDEFTNYTPFGDPYIEVDNAWAPRLGFSWDVNGDSSLKVFGNVGRYYLGLPLSAVSLFTPATTTDTYFTYSGINADGTPILAQQLGSAVSANSRFGRIADVRTAVVKDIEGENQDEVILGFTKQLDTGWVLGVRGTHRRLNAGIDDQNYDVSNTALINAAAAQGVTIDFSQVAGASLINPGQTNTWGVIGTDGQFHEVSVSREAAGFPKFKRNYSAVEFNLERPFDGKWYAKVNYVWSHSYGTTEGQVRSDLWRTGGALGSYQGQASVSTTQSWDHAALMEHFNGDQSNDHRHQLKLFGFYQFNPQWGASANFSLISGAPHNCLGNYYGTEYSGRDPAGYGGSAITGGPYHYCYNPETGTGSASPPGSQGRLGWIAQLDMGVTYKPAFADGKLALRLDVFNITNEQTATNIYPFSQLPDNTTNPLWDQVVAYQAPRSGRVTLSYDF; this is encoded by the coding sequence ATGAACCGTAGTATCCAGAAGCGTGCCTTGGCGTTGGCGCTGGTCGTGGCCATGGGGAGCGTCCACGCGCAGTCCACCAGCGGCAGCATCGTCGGCAGCGTGGGACAGAGCAGCGGCACCAGCGTGCTGGTGGAAAACAACAGCGGTTTCAGTCGCGAAGTGCCGGTGGATGCGCGCGGCCGTTACACCGCCGGCAATCTGCCGCTGGGCACCTACAAGGTGACGGTCAAGCGCGACGGCGCGGTGGTGGAAACCCGCGAAAACGTCAGCATCACCGTCGGCGCCAACACCGATGTGTCGTTTGCTGCCGCCAGCGCCGCGGGGAGCGGCTTGCAGACCCTGGACAGCGTCACCGTCAGTGCCGCCAGCCTGGCCACCATCGACGTCAGCAGCGTGGACACCCGCACCGTGGTCACCTCCGAACAGTTGGCGCAGCTGCCGCTGGGGCGTACCGCCGAGGCGATCGCGTTGCTGGCGCCGGGCGTGGTGGTCAACAGCGGCGGCTTCGACAACGGACCGCTCGGCGGCTCGCTGCCCAGCTTCGGTGGCTCGGCCGCCAGCGAAAACGCTTACTACCTCAACGGCTTCAACACCACCACCATCAGCAACAACCTGGGCGGCCTGACCCTGCCGTACGGCGCCATCGACCAGCAGGAAATCTTCACCGGCGGCTACGGCGCGCAGTTCGGCCGCTCCAATGGCGGTGTCATCAACCAGATCGGCAAGCGCGGCACCAACGAGTGGAAGTTCGGCGCCGCCGTCATCTGGGAGCCCAACGGCCTGCGCGCCAACCAGCGCGATATCTACTGGCGCCCGGACAGCCAGGGCAGCACCGTCAACAACGCCGCCTACCGTTATGCGCGCGCGGCCAACGGTCTGTATCAGCCGGCCAGCGAGGCCGAAGCCAACCAGACCACCTACAGCGCCTATGTCGGCGGGCCGATCATCCAGGACAAGCTGTTCTTCTTCCTGGCCGCCGAGCAGGTCGATTCGGACGGCGTACGCGTGGGCACCAATCGCGACACCGACAACGGCCGCACCGGCGGCCTCACCGATTACGACTACAAGCAGAAGCGCTGGTACGCCAAGGTGGACTGGAACATCACCGACAATCACCTGATCGAGGTGACCGGCGCCAGCGACGAGGCCGAAACCAACGGGTCGATCTACCGCTACGACTATGTCAATCGCCAGCGCGGCAGTTATTTCACCGATGAATCCACCTGGAAAACTGGCCCGACCCTGTTCACCGGCAAGTACACCGGCTACCTCGGCGACAACCTCACCGTGACTGCGCTGTACGGCAAGATGACCACGCCCGACGAGCTGACCCCGTTCAACTACAACGCGGCTGGCGGGCCCGTCATCAATAGCGCCGCGCTGCAGAATCCGGCGTACACCGGCGGTACGCCGCGTATCGGCAACCAACTAGTGACTTCAGTCAGTTCGCCTGACCGCGAGTACAAGAAGGACAATCAGCGCCTCAATCTGGAATGGCGCATCGGCCATCACACGCTCAACTTCGGTATCGACAACCAGAAGTCCGAAGGTATCGATGTCGGCTCGGTGCTGTCAGGTCCGGGCTTTGCGTGGACCTACGGGCAGACCAACGATCCCAATGGGCTGGCGACCGGCGGGTTGGTCAGCCAGTCCGCCAACGAAGCCGGCGGCATCGGTGCACCGAGCCCGGGCCTGGTCGATCCGGTCAACGGCTCCAGCGGCTACTACGTGGTACGCAACATCAACACCAGCCTGTATTCGTATGAGGCCAAACAGCGCGCTTATTACATCGAAGACAAGTGGCAGGTCACCGACAACCTGCTGCTCAGCCTGGGCCTGCGCAAGGACGAATTCACCAACTACACCCCGTTCGGCGACCCCTACATCGAAGTGGACAATGCCTGGGCGCCGCGCCTGGGCTTCAGCTGGGACGTCAACGGCGATTCCAGCCTGAAGGTGTTCGGCAACGTCGGCCGTTACTACCTCGGTCTGCCGTTGTCGGCAGTGAGCCTGTTCACCCCGGCCACCACCACCGATACCTACTTCACCTATAGCGGCATCAACGCCGACGGCACGCCGATCCTGGCGCAGCAGCTGGGGTCGGCGGTGTCGGCCAACTCGCGCTTCGGTCGCATCGCCGATGTGCGTACCGCGGTGGTCAAGGACATCGAGGGCGAGAACCAGGACGAAGTCATCCTCGGCTTCACCAAACAGCTGGACACCGGCTGGGTGCTGGGCGTACGCGGCACGCATCGTCGGCTCAATGCCGGCATCGACGATCAGAACTACGACGTCTCCAACACCGCGTTGATCAACGCCGCGGCCGCGCAGGGTGTCACCATCGACTTCTCGCAGGTGGCCGGCGCATCGCTGATCAATCCGGGCCAGACCAACACCTGGGGCGTGATCGGCACCGACGGTCAGTTCCACGAAGTGTCGGTGAGTCGCGAAGCGGCGGGTTTCCCGAAGTTCAAGCGCAACTACTCGGCGGTGGAATTCAATCTGGAGCGCCCGTTCGACGGCAAGTGGTACGCCAAGGTCAATTACGTCTGGTCGCATAGCTACGGCACCACCGAAGGCCAGGTACGTTCGGACCTGTGGCGCACCGGCGGCGCGCTGGGCAGCTACCAGGGCCAGGCCTCGGTCTCGACCACGCAGAGCTGGGACCATGCAGCGTTGATGGAGCATTTCAACGGCGATCAATCCAACGACCACCGTCATCAGCTCAAGCTGTTCGGTTTCTATCAGTTTAACCCGCAATGGGGCGCTTCGGCCAACTTCAGCCTGATCTCCGGCGCACCGCATAACTGCCTGGGTAACTACTACGGCACCGAGTACAGCGGCCGCGATCCGGCCGGTTACGGCGGCAGTGCGATCACCGGCGGGCCGTACCACTACTGCTACAACCCGGAAACCGGCACCGGCAGTGCATCGCCTCCGGGCTCGCAGGGCCGCCTGGGCTGGATCGCCCAGCTCGACATGGGCGTGACCTACAAGCCGGCGTTCGCCGACGGCAAGCTGGCGCTGCGCCTGGATGTGTTCAACATCACCAACGAGCAGACTGCGACCAACATCTACCCGTTCTCGCAGTTGCCCGACAACACCACCAACCCGCTCTGGGATCAGGTCGTGGCCTACCAGGCGCCGCGCTCGGGCCGGGTGACGCTGAGCTACGACTTCTAA
- a CDS encoding DUF192 domain-containing protein: MRPVRFLVLACLILLGGCASSGSWVELAGTRYQVELAQNAADRTKGLMFRDAMDEDRGMLFIHDRQEPMAYWMKNTKIALDILYFDNQRRLVSQQRDVPPCSAGDACPPYPSRAPARYVLELNAGQAAKLNLQDGTELVFSPDIPKLK, from the coding sequence ATGCGCCCTGTCCGCTTCCTCGTTCTTGCATGTCTGATCCTGCTCGGCGGCTGCGCCAGCAGCGGCTCCTGGGTGGAACTGGCCGGCACGCGCTATCAGGTGGAGCTGGCGCAGAACGCTGCCGACCGCACCAAGGGGCTGATGTTCCGCGATGCCATGGACGAAGATCGCGGCATGCTGTTCATCCATGACCGCCAGGAACCGATGGCGTACTGGATGAAAAACACCAAGATCGCGCTGGACATCCTGTATTTCGACAACCAGCGCCGGCTGGTGTCCCAGCAGCGCGACGTGCCGCCGTGTTCGGCCGGCGATGCCTGCCCGCCCTACCCCAGCAGGGCGCCGGCCCGCTATGTGCTGGAGCTCAATGCCGGCCAGGCGGCCAAGCTCAACCTGCAGGACGGGACCGAGCTTGTTTTCAGCCCGGATATTCCCAAGCTGAAGTGA
- a CDS encoding rubredoxin — translation MGWDNAGPPLRDRDYPMSDTSTTTYRTWMCVVCGFLYHEADGIPEEGIAPGTAWQDVPETWTCPDCGVTKDDFEMVEID, via the coding sequence GTGGGATGGGACAATGCAGGCCCACCGTTGCGTGACCGCGATTATCCAATGAGCGACACATCCACCACCACCTACCGCACCTGGATGTGCGTGGTCTGCGGATTTCTCTACCACGAGGCCGACGGCATCCCCGAAGAAGGCATCGCCCCCGGCACCGCCTGGCAAGACGTGCCCGAGACCTGGACTTGCCCGGACTGCGGCGTGACCAAGGACGACTTCGAGATGGTGGAGATTGACTGA
- the thiE gene encoding thiamine phosphate synthase, whose product MPNRLNVRGVYLITPDEPNTQRLLLRTAPLLPAIAWLQYRNKQADTALRLRQASALREACAVHGVPLIINDDAQLAAQVGAQGVHLGEDDGDVPAARALLGEQAIIGVSCYDEIDRARAAAAAGASYVAFGAFFPTTTKVTTRRATPALLQQAGELGVPRVAIGGITAAQVPALVAAGAELVAVVSGVYAAPDPVAAVQAYRAGFAR is encoded by the coding sequence ATGCCCAACCGCCTCAACGTCCGCGGCGTTTACCTGATCACTCCCGATGAGCCCAACACGCAGCGCCTGCTGCTGCGCACCGCACCGTTGCTGCCTGCGATCGCCTGGCTGCAATACCGCAACAAGCAGGCAGACACGGCCCTGCGGCTGCGCCAGGCAAGCGCGCTGCGCGAGGCCTGCGCGGTGCACGGGGTGCCGTTGATCATCAATGACGATGCGCAGCTGGCCGCGCAGGTCGGTGCGCAGGGCGTGCACCTGGGCGAGGACGATGGCGATGTGCCGGCGGCACGCGCGCTACTGGGCGAGCAGGCGATCATCGGGGTGTCGTGCTACGACGAGATCGATCGCGCCCGCGCCGCAGCTGCCGCAGGTGCCAGCTACGTGGCCTTCGGTGCGTTTTTCCCGACCACGACCAAAGTGACGACGCGTCGTGCCACGCCTGCGTTGCTACAGCAAGCTGGAGAGTTGGGAGTGCCACGGGTAGCGATTGGCGGCATCACGGCGGCGCAGGTGCCCGCGTTGGTTGCAGCAGGTGCCGAGTTGGTTGCAGTGGTCAGTGGCGTGTACGCCGCGCCGGATCCGGTTGCAGCAGTGCAGGCATATCGGGCCGGGTTTGCGCGGTAG
- the hemL gene encoding glutamate-1-semialdehyde 2,1-aminomutase yields the protein MNHTRSHALFAQAQTLLPGGVNSPVRAFKSVGGEPFFVARADGPYLYDVDDNRYIDYVGSWGPMIAGHNHPAVREAVERAIRDGLSFGAPCAAEVTMADTITRLVPSCEMVRMVNSGTEATLSAVRLARGATGRNRIVKFEGCYHGHGDSFLVKAGSGMLTLGVPTSPGVPAGLSELTATLSFNDFEGATALFDEIGADVAAVIIEPVVGNANCIPPLAGYLQHLRTLCTRHGALLIFDEVMTGFRVALGGAQVLYGVTPDLTTFGKIIGGGMPVGAYGGRRELMEQIAPSGPIYQAGTLSGNPVAMAAGLAMLELVQEPGFHARLSEATGVLCQGLEDAARAAGIAVTTNRVGGMFGLFFTDEIVDSYAQATACDTTSFNRFFHAMLQRGVYLAPSAYEAGFMSSAHDAAVIDATLAAAREAFADVAR from the coding sequence ATGAATCACACCCGCTCCCACGCCCTGTTCGCCCAGGCGCAGACCCTGTTGCCCGGGGGCGTCAATTCCCCCGTGCGGGCGTTCAAGTCGGTCGGCGGCGAGCCGTTCTTCGTGGCGCGCGCCGACGGCCCGTATCTGTACGACGTCGACGACAACCGCTACATCGACTACGTGGGCTCGTGGGGCCCGATGATCGCCGGCCACAACCACCCCGCCGTGCGCGAGGCGGTGGAACGCGCCATCCGCGATGGACTGTCGTTCGGTGCGCCATGCGCCGCCGAGGTCACCATGGCCGACACCATCACCCGGCTGGTGCCCTCGTGCGAGATGGTGCGCATGGTCAACTCCGGTACCGAGGCCACGCTGTCGGCAGTGCGCCTGGCGCGCGGCGCCACCGGGCGCAATCGCATCGTCAAGTTCGAAGGCTGCTATCACGGCCACGGCGACTCGTTCCTGGTCAAGGCCGGCAGCGGCATGCTGACGCTGGGCGTGCCTACGTCGCCGGGTGTGCCGGCGGGCCTGAGCGAGCTGACCGCCACGCTCAGCTTCAACGACTTCGAAGGCGCCACCGCGCTGTTCGACGAGATCGGCGCCGACGTGGCGGCGGTGATCATCGAGCCGGTGGTGGGCAACGCCAACTGCATACCGCCGCTGGCCGGCTACCTGCAGCATCTGCGCACGCTGTGCACGCGGCATGGCGCGCTGCTGATCTTCGACGAGGTGATGACCGGGTTCCGCGTCGCGCTGGGTGGCGCGCAGGTGCTGTACGGGGTGACGCCGGACCTGACCACCTTCGGCAAGATCATCGGCGGCGGCATGCCGGTGGGCGCGTATGGCGGGCGGCGCGAGCTGATGGAGCAGATCGCGCCCTCCGGGCCGATCTACCAGGCCGGTACCTTGTCGGGCAATCCGGTGGCGATGGCGGCCGGCCTGGCGATGCTGGAGCTGGTGCAGGAACCAGGCTTCCACGCCCGCCTCAGCGAGGCCACCGGCGTGTTGTGCCAGGGACTGGAAGATGCGGCGCGCGCCGCCGGCATCGCCGTCACCACCAATCGGGTCGGCGGCATGTTCGGGCTGTTCTTCACCGACGAAATCGTGGACAGCTACGCGCAGGCCACCGCCTGCGACACCACCAGTTTCAATCGCTTCTTCCACGCGATGCTGCAGCGGGGCGTGTACCTGGCACCGTCGGCGTACGAAGCCGGCTTCATGTCCAGCGCGCACGACGCTGCGGTGATCGACGCCACGCTCGCGGCCGCACGCGAGGCGTTTGCGGACGTGGCACGCTGA
- a CDS encoding LuxR C-terminal-related transcriptional regulator, whose amino-acid sequence MLKPVALLTPRPSPSRDHALPDWLLASKLEPPLPRPGAVVREALLTALDQAQLRPLTLLLAPPGFGKTTLLAQWHARRRAHDDAVAWLSLDEEDADPARFLGHLALALQGAGADPALCAGVMHNRDQDPRDAATVLIRALRGAPRRISVILDDYDRPGNGLVDELVLRLVEHSGGRLHLLLATRRVPALPLARLDLQAQLGRLGSAQLALDNDEARALLGPHIPAPVVDELLRYTEGWPVALHLARLWLEGDAQRQQEVTARFSGRSAQIAAYLAEQVVNDLDADTRDLLLRTSLLERVNAALADAVRQRDDSGRLLARLEHFHGLLVPLDGEREWFRYHPLFADFLQQLLDRDHPGQAVHLHQRAARWFGEHQHLADAVRHAARGDCGDLAASYIARAGTWQLLLTHGMHAVRALLRHFDHRSIRDTPALNLTQAYLHLKLGEFSHARLLLERFRDFPAAVREPLQRDYTVVVALLRDRLDEICGNPHGLTQIAAQANALDEDDHLGRGTLLCICATTALAQGGFAVAERYALAARDAMHRGGSDLGASQALLWLGQSFFYRGRLGDAETCYRQALHWCTRTPQLDRVLEAAGSCLLAQVHYERGRHDDAADLLHPALELLEQHDGSADVLAAAYDTALGLERVRDHSGRSALVLLEHVEQIAHGRKLTRLSELASAWRLMLLLEHPGNAAIDVVIARTGGESGLAHTLRSAHRWRDRAAMGFALARWHRLAGRSNAALTILGQIEQACLSNDNACHLARTRARIALVLQQRGELLAALPHLYSALDHVALTQSWQAIVELGLPAKAMLRSLRQHDPHTVGGTTRALTIQALLERLSGDEDPASDVFSERELEVLAQLARGYSNKQIARHLHLSENTVKFHLKNLYRKLDARSRESALAQALQRGVLRGEDMQHAADAPPH is encoded by the coding sequence ATGCTCAAGCCTGTTGCGTTGCTCACCCCGCGCCCGTCACCGTCGCGCGACCATGCTCTTCCCGATTGGCTGCTTGCCAGCAAGCTGGAGCCGCCACTGCCGCGCCCGGGTGCGGTAGTGCGCGAGGCATTGCTCACGGCGCTGGATCAGGCGCAGCTGCGCCCGCTCACCCTGCTGCTGGCCCCGCCGGGGTTTGGCAAGACCACCCTGCTTGCGCAATGGCATGCGCGTCGACGCGCGCACGACGATGCGGTGGCGTGGCTGTCGCTGGACGAAGAAGACGCCGATCCGGCGCGTTTTCTCGGCCATCTCGCATTGGCGCTGCAGGGTGCCGGCGCCGATCCGGCGCTGTGCGCCGGGGTGATGCACAACCGCGACCAGGACCCACGCGATGCGGCCACCGTGTTGATCCGCGCCTTGCGCGGCGCGCCGCGTCGTATCAGCGTGATCCTCGACGACTACGACCGGCCCGGCAATGGCCTGGTCGATGAGCTGGTGTTGCGCCTGGTCGAACACAGCGGCGGGCGCCTGCATCTGTTGCTGGCCACGCGCCGCGTGCCGGCATTGCCGCTGGCGCGGCTGGATCTACAGGCGCAACTCGGCCGCCTTGGCAGCGCGCAACTGGCGCTGGACAACGACGAGGCGCGCGCGCTGCTGGGGCCGCACATCCCCGCACCGGTGGTGGACGAACTGCTGCGCTACACCGAAGGCTGGCCGGTCGCGCTGCATCTGGCGCGACTGTGGCTGGAAGGCGATGCACAACGTCAGCAGGAAGTGACCGCACGTTTTTCCGGGCGCAGTGCGCAGATTGCCGCATACCTGGCCGAACAGGTGGTCAACGATCTGGATGCCGACACGCGCGATCTGCTGTTGCGCACCAGCCTGCTGGAGCGCGTCAACGCCGCGCTGGCCGACGCCGTGCGCCAACGCGACGACAGCGGCCGGCTGCTGGCGCGGCTGGAACACTTCCACGGCCTGCTGGTACCGCTGGATGGCGAGCGCGAATGGTTCCGCTATCACCCGTTGTTTGCCGACTTCCTGCAGCAATTGCTCGATCGCGACCACCCGGGCCAGGCCGTGCACCTGCATCAGCGCGCAGCGCGCTGGTTCGGCGAGCACCAGCATCTGGCCGACGCGGTGCGCCATGCCGCGCGTGGCGACTGCGGCGACCTGGCCGCCAGCTACATCGCGCGCGCCGGCACCTGGCAGTTACTGCTGACCCACGGCATGCATGCGGTACGCGCGTTGCTGCGCCATTTCGATCATCGCAGCATCCGCGACACGCCGGCACTGAATCTCACCCAGGCGTACCTGCACCTGAAACTGGGTGAGTTCAGTCATGCACGCCTGTTGCTGGAACGCTTTCGCGATTTCCCGGCCGCCGTGCGCGAGCCGCTGCAGCGCGACTACACCGTGGTGGTGGCGTTGTTGCGCGACCGCCTGGACGAAATCTGCGGCAATCCGCACGGCCTGACCCAGATTGCCGCGCAAGCGAACGCATTGGACGAAGACGATCATCTGGGCCGCGGCACCTTGCTGTGCATTTGTGCAACGACCGCGCTGGCACAGGGCGGGTTTGCGGTGGCCGAGCGCTATGCGTTGGCTGCGCGCGATGCGATGCACCGCGGCGGCAGCGATCTGGGCGCCAGCCAGGCGTTGCTCTGGCTTGGCCAGAGCTTTTTCTACCGCGGGCGGCTCGGCGACGCCGAAACCTGTTACCGGCAAGCGCTGCACTGGTGCACACGCACGCCGCAACTGGACCGCGTGCTGGAAGCTGCCGGCAGCTGCCTGCTCGCGCAGGTGCACTACGAGCGCGGTCGCCACGACGATGCCGCCGACCTGCTGCATCCGGCGCTGGAACTGCTCGAGCAACACGATGGCAGCGCGGACGTGCTGGCGGCCGCGTACGACACCGCGCTGGGCCTGGAACGCGTGCGTGATCACAGCGGCCGCAGCGCGCTGGTGTTGCTTGAGCATGTCGAGCAGATCGCGCATGGGCGCAAGCTGACGCGGCTGTCGGAGCTGGCGTCGGCCTGGCGACTGATGTTGCTGCTGGAGCATCCCGGCAACGCCGCCATCGACGTGGTGATCGCGCGCACCGGTGGGGAATCCGGGTTGGCGCATACCCTGCGCTCGGCGCATCGTTGGCGCGATCGCGCGGCGATGGGCTTTGCATTGGCGCGGTGGCATCGTCTGGCCGGGCGCAGCAATGCGGCGCTGACCATTCTCGGCCAGATCGAGCAGGCCTGTCTGAGCAACGACAATGCCTGCCATCTCGCGCGCACCCGCGCGCGCATCGCGCTGGTCCTGCAGCAACGCGGCGAGCTGCTCGCCGCCCTGCCGCATTTGTACAGCGCGCTGGACCATGTGGCGCTGACGCAGAGCTGGCAGGCGATCGTCGAACTCGGCTTGCCCGCCAAGGCGATGCTGCGTTCGCTGCGTCAGCACGACCCGCATACCGTCGGCGGCACCACGCGCGCATTGACCATCCAGGCGCTGCTTGAACGCCTCAGTGGCGATGAGGATCCCG
- the rpiA gene encoding ribose-5-phosphate isomerase RpiA, producing MSEAKRLAAEKAIDYVEDGMIVGVGTGSTVAYFIDALGRIGHRIKGAVSSSEQSTARLRQHGIEVLDLNHTGNLSLYVDGADECDPNRCLIKGGGAALTREKIIAEASERFICIVDPSKQVPVLGKFPLPVEVIPMARSLVARQILALTGGQPVWRDGVVTDNGNVVLDVHNLQITDPVALERSLNQIPGVVCVGLFARRPADVVIVGGEPPRVL from the coding sequence GAGAAGGCGATCGATTACGTGGAAGACGGCATGATCGTCGGTGTCGGCACCGGGTCGACGGTGGCCTACTTCATCGATGCGCTGGGTCGCATCGGCCATCGCATCAAGGGGGCGGTGTCCAGTTCCGAACAGAGCACCGCACGCCTGCGCCAGCACGGCATCGAGGTACTGGATCTCAACCACACCGGCAACCTGTCGCTGTACGTGGACGGCGCCGACGAGTGCGACCCGAACCGCTGCCTGATCAAGGGCGGCGGTGCAGCGTTGACGCGCGAGAAGATCATTGCCGAAGCCAGCGAGCGCTTCATCTGCATCGTGGACCCGAGCAAGCAGGTACCGGTGCTGGGCAAGTTTCCGCTGCCGGTGGAAGTGATTCCGATGGCGCGCAGCCTGGTCGCCCGCCAGATCCTGGCGCTGACCGGCGGCCAGCCGGTGTGGCGCGATGGCGTGGTCACCGACAACGGCAACGTGGTGCTGGATGTGCACAACCTGCAGATCACCGACCCGGTGGCGCTGGAGCGCAGCTTGAACCAGATCCCCGGCGTGGTCTGCGTTGGTTTGTTCGCGCGCCGCCCGGCCGATGTGGTGATCGTCGGCGGCGAACCGCCGCGCGTGCTCTGA